One Proteiniborus sp. DW1 DNA segment encodes these proteins:
- the leuS gene encoding leucine--tRNA ligase, whose protein sequence is MREYNPKSIEKKWQDIWDEKGTFYASDDKSKPKYYALIEFPYPSGQGLHVGHPRPYTALDVVSRKRRMEGYNVLYPMGWDAFGLPTENYAIQNKIHPAIVTERNVARFKQQLKSLGLSFDWSREINTTDPEYFKWTQWIFLKLFEKGLAYKKEASINWCTSCKVGLANEEVVNGVCERCGGEVVRKTKNQWMLKITEYAERLIKDLDLVDYIDRVKIQQKNWIGRSEGMEVDFAITGDRKIRVFTTRPDTLFGVTYMVLSPEHPLIDELKDKISNFDKIEEYREYASKKSDFERTELVKEKTGVEIEGIKAINPVTGKEIPVWISDYVLMSYGTGAIMAVPGHDSRDWEFAKKFGLPIIEVVSGGNVEEAAFTDTEDGTIVNSDFINGLPVKEAKEKISDWLEEKRLGERKVNYKLRDWVFSRQRYWGEPIPLVYCEKCGWVPVPEDQLPVLLPEVETYEPTDNGESPLANIREWVETTCPKCGGHAERETDTMPQWAGSSWYFLRYTDPHNDKELASKENLDYWLPIDWYNGGMEHTTLHLLYSRFWHKFLYDYGIVPTPEPYQKRTSHGMVLGENNEKMSKSRGNVVNPDEIVDEFGADTLRLYEMFIGDFEKSVPWSQNGVKGCRRFLDRVWRLQDILVDGDEYSKELETSMHKTIKKVSEDYETLKFNTAVAALMSLLNEFNDAGKVNRAEFKTFLVLLNPVAPHITEEIWDINGFGGMLNEQSWPTWDEAKTVEDVIEIAVQINGKVKGTISIPADATQEIAKAKLVEDEKLHGLIEGKTIVKEIYVPGRIFNIVVK, encoded by the coding sequence ATGAGAGAGTATAATCCAAAGTCAATTGAAAAGAAATGGCAAGATATTTGGGATGAGAAAGGAACATTTTATGCTTCCGATGATAAATCAAAGCCAAAATACTATGCATTAATAGAATTTCCTTATCCATCAGGTCAAGGATTGCACGTTGGTCATCCTAGACCATATACAGCCCTTGATGTAGTATCTAGAAAAAGAAGAATGGAAGGATATAATGTTTTATATCCAATGGGATGGGATGCTTTTGGACTTCCAACTGAAAACTATGCAATACAAAACAAGATACATCCTGCCATTGTAACAGAAAGAAACGTTGCAAGATTTAAACAGCAGCTTAAGTCATTAGGTCTATCCTTTGACTGGTCAAGAGAAATCAATACAACTGACCCAGAATACTTCAAATGGACTCAATGGATATTCTTAAAGTTATTTGAAAAGGGTTTAGCTTATAAGAAAGAAGCATCTATTAACTGGTGTACTAGCTGTAAAGTTGGATTAGCTAATGAAGAAGTAGTAAATGGTGTATGTGAGCGCTGTGGTGGAGAAGTAGTAAGAAAAACTAAAAACCAATGGATGTTAAAGATAACCGAGTATGCAGAGAGATTAATCAAGGATCTTGACCTAGTTGATTATATAGACAGAGTTAAAATACAGCAGAAAAACTGGATAGGTCGCTCTGAAGGTATGGAGGTAGACTTTGCAATAACAGGAGATAGAAAAATAAGAGTGTTTACTACAAGACCAGACACACTATTTGGTGTAACCTACATGGTGCTATCGCCTGAGCATCCACTTATAGATGAGCTTAAAGACAAAATCAGTAATTTTGATAAAATAGAAGAATACAGAGAATATGCTAGTAAGAAATCAGATTTTGAAAGAACTGAGCTGGTAAAAGAGAAGACAGGAGTAGAAATTGAGGGAATAAAGGCTATTAATCCAGTGACTGGAAAGGAAATTCCAGTATGGATATCTGATTATGTGTTGATGTCCTACGGTACAGGAGCTATAATGGCTGTTCCTGGACATGACAGCAGAGACTGGGAATTTGCTAAGAAGTTTGGTCTTCCTATAATAGAGGTTGTATCTGGAGGTAATGTTGAAGAAGCTGCCTTTACTGATACAGAGGATGGGACCATAGTAAACTCTGACTTCATAAATGGACTTCCAGTAAAAGAAGCAAAGGAAAAGATTAGTGACTGGCTAGAAGAAAAGAGACTTGGAGAAAGAAAAGTAAACTATAAACTAAGAGACTGGGTATTCTCAAGACAAAGATATTGGGGAGAGCCTATACCTTTAGTTTACTGTGAGAAATGTGGCTGGGTTCCAGTACCTGAAGATCAGCTTCCAGTACTACTTCCAGAGGTAGAGACCTATGAACCTACAGATAATGGAGAATCACCACTTGCTAATATTAGAGAATGGGTAGAAACAACTTGTCCAAAATGTGGAGGCCATGCAGAAAGAGAAACTGATACTATGCCTCAATGGGCTGGCTCATCATGGTATTTCTTAAGATATACAGATCCACATAATGATAAGGAGTTAGCAAGTAAGGAAAACCTTGATTATTGGCTTCCTATAGACTGGTACAATGGTGGAATGGAACATACTACACTTCACTTATTGTATTCAAGATTTTGGCATAAATTCTTATATGATTACGGAATAGTACCTACTCCAGAGCCATATCAAAAAAGAACATCACATGGAATGGTACTTGGAGAGAACAATGAGAAGATGTCAAAATCAAGGGGCAATGTAGTAAATCCTGATGAAATAGTTGATGAATTTGGTGCAGATACTCTAAGATTATATGAAATGTTCATAGGTGACTTCGAAAAAAGCGTTCCTTGGTCTCAAAATGGAGTGAAGGGCTGTAGAAGGTTCCTAGATAGGGTATGGAGACTTCAAGATATTCTAGTTGATGGTGATGAGTATTCAAAAGAGCTAGAAACAAGTATGCATAAGACAATTAAGAAGGTAAGTGAAGATTACGAAACATTGAAATTTAATACTGCTGTAGCAGCACTTATGAGTTTACTAAACGAATTTAACGATGCAGGAAAAGTAAATAGAGCCGAGTTTAAAACGTTCCTTGTACTATTAAATCCAGTAGCTCCACATATAACAGAAGAAATATGGGATATAAATGGATTTGGTGGAATGCTAAACGAGCAATCTTGGCCTACTTGGGATGAAGCTAAAACTGTAGAAGATGTAATAGAAATAGCAGTTCAAATTAATGGTAAGGTAAAAGGCACTATATCAATTCCAGCAGATGCAACTCAAGAAATAGCTAAAGCTAAACTAGTAGAAGATGAAAAGTTACATGGACTAATAGAAGGCAAGACTATAGTAAAAGAAATATATGTACCAGGTAGAATATTTAATATAGTTGTAAAATAA
- a CDS encoding DUF2249 domain-containing protein, whose amino-acid sequence MPVKTVDLSNFNHNDKHKAVFDAFDTLNLGEQMLLIDNSDPSTLFNHLDDERGTKLDWRYLEEGPEQWKVAVEKRYLSFI is encoded by the coding sequence ATACCTGTAAAAACTGTAGATTTAAGTAACTTTAATCATAATGACAAGCATAAAGCTGTATTTGATGCTTTTGATACTTTAAATTTAGGTGAGCAAATGCTCTTAATTGACAACAGTGATCCAAGTACATTATTCAATCATCTTGATGATGAAAGAGGAACTAAGCTTGATTGGAGATACTTAGAAGAAGGCCCTGAACAATGGAAAGTAGCTGTTGAAAAAAGATACTTAAGCTTTATTTAG
- a CDS encoding ABC transporter ATP-binding protein, translated as MSSFQEQDYNSKFDLKLWKKIFSYAKPLKKQLIILCFLMVSLAVIDAIFPLMTRFIVDNYVVEKNLKGITIFNSIYIDGIVVFGIVYFLLIVIQVFTIGFFIAIAGKVETGLVYIIRRKGFKHLQELSFSYFDTTPVGWIMARMTSDIQRLGDTIAWGIVDMVWGFVLMITTTIVMLFLNWKLALLVLLVMPILAVVSMYFQQKILKAHRQTRKINSRITGAFNEGIMGARTTKTLVREEENLNEFVELTTSMKANSIRATVFSSLFQPVVLVLSSIGTGLAIWYGGESVFSDAISYGTLVAFISYTVHFFEPVREVARVFAELQSAQASAERVMSMIDTKLEIEDSEDVIKEYGDSFNSNKEAWPEIKGDITFKDVTFAYNTGEKVLENFNLHIKAGETIALVGETGSGKSTIVNLACRFYEPTSGQILIDGIDYKKMPLLWLHSNLGYVLQGPHLFSGTIKDNIRYGKLDASELDIIRAAKLVNAHEFIKKLEKGYDTEVGEGGGKLSTGEKQLISFARAVLADPRIFVLDEATSSIDTEAEQKIQDAIHKVLKGRTSFIIAHRLSTIRTADRILVIKDGKIIEEGNHHKLLEKKGYYYRLYTNQFIEEQNAKILKG; from the coding sequence ATGAGTTCTTTTCAAGAACAAGATTATAATAGTAAATTTGACTTAAAATTGTGGAAAAAGATTTTTTCTTATGCAAAGCCACTAAAAAAGCAATTAATAATACTATGTTTTTTAATGGTAAGTCTAGCAGTTATAGATGCAATTTTTCCACTGATGACAAGATTTATAGTTGATAACTATGTAGTAGAAAAAAATTTAAAGGGAATTACAATCTTTAATAGTATCTATATTGATGGAATTGTAGTTTTTGGGATAGTGTATTTTCTTTTAATTGTAATCCAAGTATTTACAATAGGTTTCTTCATAGCTATAGCAGGAAAAGTGGAGACAGGGCTTGTTTATATTATTAGAAGAAAGGGTTTTAAACACTTACAAGAGTTATCATTCTCATATTTCGATACTACTCCTGTAGGGTGGATAATGGCCCGTATGACGTCAGATATTCAGAGACTAGGAGATACTATTGCATGGGGCATTGTTGATATGGTTTGGGGATTTGTTTTAATGATTACAACGACTATTGTAATGTTATTTCTAAATTGGAAGCTAGCATTACTAGTGCTATTAGTGATGCCTATATTAGCAGTAGTAAGTATGTATTTTCAACAAAAAATATTGAAAGCACATAGGCAAACTAGAAAGATAAATTCACGTATTACTGGTGCTTTTAACGAAGGAATAATGGGTGCTAGAACTACAAAAACACTAGTTAGAGAAGAAGAAAATCTAAATGAGTTTGTTGAATTAACAACAAGCATGAAGGCTAATTCCATAAGAGCAACAGTATTTTCTTCATTATTCCAGCCAGTAGTATTGGTACTCTCATCTATAGGAACTGGTTTAGCAATTTGGTATGGAGGAGAGAGTGTGTTTTCAGATGCTATTAGCTATGGTACCTTAGTAGCATTCATATCATATACAGTTCACTTCTTTGAACCTGTTAGAGAGGTGGCTCGTGTCTTTGCAGAGTTACAATCAGCTCAGGCTTCTGCAGAAAGGGTTATGTCTATGATAGATACTAAGCTTGAAATAGAAGATAGTGAAGATGTAATAAAAGAGTATGGGGACTCATTTAATTCAAATAAAGAAGCTTGGCCAGAGATTAAGGGAGATATAACTTTTAAGGATGTTACATTTGCCTATAATACAGGCGAAAAGGTTCTTGAGAATTTTAATCTTCATATTAAAGCAGGAGAGACAATCGCCTTAGTTGGAGAAACAGGTTCAGGAAAAAGTACCATAGTAAATCTTGCTTGCAGGTTTTATGAGCCTACAAGTGGTCAAATACTAATAGATGGTATTGATTACAAAAAGATGCCATTACTTTGGTTACACTCTAATTTGGGATATGTACTTCAGGGACCTCACTTATTTAGCGGAACCATTAAGGATAATATTAGATATGGAAAGTTAGATGCTAGCGAGCTAGATATAATAAGAGCAGCAAAGCTAGTAAATGCTCACGAGTTCATCAAAAAGCTAGAAAAGGGCTATGATACAGAGGTAGGAGAAGGAGGAGGTAAGCTATCTACAGGTGAAAAACAGCTTATTTCATTTGCTAGAGCAGTACTTGCTGATCCTAGAATATTTGTACTAGATGAGGCTACTTCCTCAATTGATACAGAAGCAGAACAAAAAATCCAAGATGCTATACACAAGGTATTAAAAGGAAGAACTAGTTTCATCATAGCACACAGACTTTCTACAATACGTACAGCAGATAGAATCCTTGTAATAAAAGACGGTAAGATAATAGAAGAAGGAAATCACCATAAACTATTAGAGAAAAAAGGATATTACTATAGACTGTACACAAATCAATTTATAGAAGAGCAGAATGCAAAGATACTCAAGGGATAA
- a CDS encoding ABC transporter ATP-binding protein: MKSMKGNRLLYVGAILSVALATAFTLAGPLVISFTIDSVIGDKPMDVPNWVLSIIDSLGGKNTLAQNLWICSLALIILTIGRGLFTYLRGKWSAVASESIAKNLREKVYDHLQHLSYEYHVKAETGDLIQRCTSDIETIRRFLAVQFVEIGYAVFMITFVLSILLSLSVKLTLIAMLVVPVIFVAAIVFFIKMRDAFQKSDEAEGRLSNVLQENLTGIRVVRAFARQQYEIDKFDEKNVEFRGLTYRLIKLLAWYWALSDLACLLQIGAVLVFGAYWAAMGEISLGTLVVFTTYEGMLLWPIRQMGRILADFGKMIVSLKRVGEILDEPLEVTDKNQLKPEVKGNIEFKDVCFEYEKERPILKNVSFKVKQGQTVAILGPTGSGKSTLIHLLGRLYDYQSGSIKIDGIELKEIDKKWIRKNVGIILQEPFLYSKNIKDNIKIARKEASDSEVYEAAKIASIHDVILDFEKGYDTLVGERGVTLSGGQKQRVAIARTIINDYPVLVFDDSLSAVDTETDANIRKALKTRKEKTTTFIISHRISTLSEADIILVLDGGELVQSGTHEELIGQQGLYRRIWEIQNALEEELLIETKTV; the protein is encoded by the coding sequence ATGAAATCAATGAAGGGGAACAGATTGTTATATGTTGGTGCAATACTGAGTGTAGCACTGGCTACAGCATTTACATTGGCAGGGCCTTTAGTTATTAGTTTTACTATTGACTCAGTAATAGGAGATAAACCAATGGATGTACCTAATTGGGTACTAAGTATAATCGATTCATTAGGTGGTAAAAACACATTAGCTCAAAATCTTTGGATATGCAGCTTAGCACTTATAATTCTAACTATAGGAAGAGGATTATTTACTTACTTAAGAGGTAAATGGTCAGCAGTGGCATCTGAGTCTATAGCTAAAAATCTTAGAGAGAAAGTATATGACCACTTACAGCATTTATCTTATGAATACCATGTAAAGGCTGAAACGGGAGATTTAATACAAAGATGTACTTCAGATATTGAAACTATAAGAAGATTTCTTGCAGTTCAATTTGTTGAAATAGGATATGCAGTATTCATGATTACATTTGTATTAAGTATATTACTTTCTTTAAGCGTTAAGCTTACTTTAATCGCAATGTTAGTAGTTCCAGTAATTTTTGTAGCTGCTATAGTTTTCTTTATAAAAATGAGAGATGCATTTCAAAAGTCAGATGAGGCTGAAGGTAGACTCTCAAATGTACTTCAAGAAAATCTTACTGGAATAAGAGTAGTTAGAGCTTTTGCTCGTCAGCAATATGAAATAGATAAGTTTGATGAAAAGAATGTTGAATTTAGAGGTTTGACTTACAGACTGATTAAACTACTTGCATGGTACTGGGCTTTATCAGATTTAGCATGTCTATTACAGATTGGAGCAGTATTGGTATTTGGAGCATATTGGGCAGCTATGGGAGAAATATCTCTAGGTACATTAGTAGTATTTACAACCTATGAGGGAATGCTACTGTGGCCAATAAGGCAAATGGGTAGAATTCTAGCAGATTTCGGGAAGATGATAGTTTCCTTGAAGAGAGTAGGGGAAATATTAGATGAACCTTTAGAGGTAACAGATAAAAATCAGCTAAAGCCTGAAGTAAAGGGAAATATAGAGTTTAAGGATGTTTGTTTTGAATATGAAAAGGAAAGACCTATTTTAAAGAATGTATCATTTAAAGTTAAACAAGGGCAAACAGTAGCTATACTAGGTCCTACAGGCTCTGGTAAATCTACTTTAATTCATCTTTTAGGTAGACTCTATGATTATCAGAGTGGTTCTATTAAGATTGATGGCATAGAGCTTAAGGAGATAGATAAGAAGTGGATTAGAAAAAATGTAGGTATAATCCTACAAGAGCCTTTTCTATATTCAAAGAATATTAAGGATAATATAAAAATTGCAAGGAAAGAGGCATCTGATTCTGAGGTTTATGAAGCAGCAAAAATAGCTTCTATCCATGATGTAATATTAGACTTTGAAAAAGGCTACGACACATTAGTAGGGGAGCGTGGAGTTACTCTTTCAGGAGGACAAAAACAAAGAGTTGCCATAGCTAGAACTATAATAAATGACTATCCAGTTTTAGTGTTTGATGATTCTCTTAGTGCAGTAGATACTGAAACTGATGCAAATATAAGAAAGGCTCTAAAGACGAGGAAGGAAAAGACTACAACATTTATAATATCTCACAGGATTTCAACATTATCAGAGGCAGATATTATACTTGTATTAGATGGTGGAGAACTAGTACAGTCTGGTACTCATGAAGAACTAATAGGACAGCAGGGGCTATATAGGCGTATTTGGGAAATTCAAAATGCCTTAGAGGAAGAGCTATTAATAGAGACTAAAACAGTTTAG
- the iadA gene encoding beta-aspartyl-peptidase — translation MLKLIKNGEVYSPKYIGKKDILLTGTKVGYVDDNINLPDNFVDIEVIDATGCIVTPGFIDGHVHITGGGGEGGFKTRTPEIQLSDITRGGVTTVIGVLGTDGTTRTMSNLLAKAYALEEEGISCYALTGSYQVPVRTITGSIQDDIILIEKIIGVGEIALSDHRSSQPTIEEIAKVAAEARVGGILSGKAGTVTIHMGDGHRNLSFIKKITEKTEIPPSQFVLTHVLRNPELFKEAIDYAKNGGIVDFTTSTTNSPEEKKLTPGKALKIMLEEGVSIDNITFTSDGQGSLPIFDKQNRFVDLGIGRVTSLYTAVREAILNDEVPMEVVLKVITSNPANIYALKSKGNIEVGKDADIVLLKKDDLNINTVIAKGKVMYENGEVKIKGTFEE, via the coding sequence ATGCTTAAACTTATTAAAAACGGAGAAGTGTATTCACCAAAATACATAGGTAAAAAAGATATTCTCTTAACTGGAACCAAGGTTGGATATGTAGATGATAATATCAATTTGCCAGATAATTTTGTAGATATTGAAGTCATAGATGCAACAGGATGTATAGTGACTCCGGGCTTTATAGATGGGCATGTTCATATAACTGGTGGTGGAGGAGAAGGAGGGTTCAAAACTAGAACCCCAGAAATACAACTTTCTGATATAACAAGAGGAGGAGTCACCACAGTTATAGGCGTTCTAGGAACTGATGGAACTACTAGGACTATGTCAAACTTACTGGCAAAGGCTTATGCCTTAGAAGAAGAAGGTATAAGTTGCTACGCTTTGACAGGCTCTTATCAGGTCCCAGTTAGAACTATTACAGGTAGTATTCAGGATGATATTATACTCATAGAAAAGATAATCGGTGTTGGAGAGATAGCTTTATCTGACCATAGATCTTCTCAACCTACAATAGAGGAGATAGCTAAAGTGGCTGCTGAAGCAAGGGTAGGAGGTATATTATCTGGTAAAGCAGGGACTGTAACTATACATATGGGAGATGGACATAGAAATCTCAGTTTTATAAAGAAAATAACAGAGAAAACAGAAATACCACCGAGTCAATTCGTTTTAACTCATGTTCTACGTAATCCAGAGTTATTTAAGGAAGCCATAGATTATGCTAAAAATGGGGGAATTGTAGATTTCACTACAAGTACAACAAATTCCCCTGAGGAAAAAAAGCTTACACCTGGAAAAGCTCTAAAAATCATGCTTGAAGAAGGAGTTAGCATTGATAATATAACATTTACATCTGATGGACAGGGAAGTCTACCTATATTTGACAAGCAAAATAGGTTTGTAGATCTGGGAATTGGGAGGGTAACTTCTCTATATACTGCTGTGAGGGAAGCAATCTTAAATGATGAAGTCCCAATGGAAGTTGTATTAAAAGTCATTACTTCCAACCCTGCAAATATCTATGCACTTAAGAGCAAAGGCAATATTGAAGTTGGCAAGGATGCAGACATAGTGTTATTAAAAAAAGATGATTTAAACATAAATACTGTAATAGCAAAGGGTAAAGTAATGTATGAGAATGGAGAAGTAAAGATTAAAGGTACATTTGAAGAATAA
- a CDS encoding lipoate--protein ligase has translation MLYIKNESNNPYFNLALEEYALKNIDLGEDILILWINEPTVVIGRNQNTIEEINSKFIKENNINVVRRMSGGGAVYHDLENVNYTFITTTEGDSANNFRKFTKPVIDYLAELGIKAEFTGRNDITIDGKKVSGTAQYYFKNRMLHHGAILFNTDLDVLKDALNVKLDKIESKGIKSVRSRVTNVYDHLPVKMNAKEFKEGLSQFILNSSEENKEYVLTDEDIAAINKMKDEKYSTWEWNYGESPNFDLQKSKRYAGGSIDIRLNVQNGVIKECKIFGDFFGKKEVSGLEKLLINTNFNESSVRNVLASASFEEYFYGITIDDFIDCMFFE, from the coding sequence ATGTTATATATAAAAAATGAATCTAATAATCCATACTTTAATCTTGCATTAGAAGAATATGCTCTCAAAAATATTGACTTAGGAGAAGATATTCTAATTTTATGGATTAATGAGCCTACTGTAGTTATTGGAAGAAACCAAAACACCATAGAAGAAATCAACAGCAAATTTATTAAAGAAAATAACATCAATGTAGTCAGAAGAATGTCTGGCGGTGGTGCTGTATACCATGACCTTGAAAATGTAAACTATACCTTTATCACCACTACTGAAGGTGATAGTGCTAACAACTTTAGAAAATTCACTAAGCCTGTTATTGATTATTTAGCTGAGCTAGGAATAAAAGCAGAGTTTACTGGAAGGAATGACATCACCATAGATGGTAAAAAGGTTTCTGGTACTGCCCAATACTACTTTAAGAACAGAATGCTTCACCATGGAGCCATTTTATTCAATACTGATTTGGATGTACTTAAGGATGCACTAAATGTGAAGCTTGATAAGATAGAGTCAAAAGGAATAAAATCTGTCAGAAGCAGGGTTACAAATGTCTATGACCATCTACCAGTAAAAATGAATGCAAAGGAATTTAAAGAGGGTCTTTCCCAATTTATACTTAATTCAAGTGAAGAAAATAAAGAGTATGTACTTACAGATGAAGATATAGCAGCTATAAATAAAATGAAGGATGAAAAATACAGTACTTGGGAATGGAATTATGGGGAGTCACCTAACTTCGACCTGCAAAAATCTAAGAGATACGCAGGTGGTAGTATAGATATAAGGCTTAATGTTCAAAATGGAGTTATTAAAGAATGTAAGATATTTGGTGACTTCTTTGGTAAAAAAGAAGTCTCTGGTCTAGAAAAACTCCTCATTAATACTAATTTTAATGAAAGCTCAGTAAGAAATGTATTAGCTTCTGCTAGTTTTGAAGAGTATTTTTACGGAATAACAATTGATGATTTTATTGATTGTATGTTCTTCGAATAA
- a CDS encoding LysO family transporter — MSIRLLLYLGILIFGGYFGYKGYGGKNLDSKLGVIQTICLLFLLFIMGLKMGLDEKVISSFLELGFQALVISIFTITFSVILVKLIKGFVIKNIQQGEQKNEH, encoded by the coding sequence ATGAGCATTAGACTATTATTATATTTAGGAATACTAATCTTTGGAGGATATTTTGGCTACAAGGGGTATGGTGGGAAAAACCTTGATTCCAAGCTTGGAGTTATCCAAACAATATGTCTTTTATTTTTGCTTTTTATTATGGGACTAAAAATGGGACTAGATGAGAAAGTGATTTCGTCATTTTTAGAATTAGGTTTTCAGGCTTTAGTGATATCAATTTTTACAATTACTTTTAGTGTTATACTAGTAAAGCTAATTAAAGGCTTCGTTATAAAAAATATACAACAAGGAGAACAGAAAAATGAGCATTAA
- a CDS encoding lysine exporter LysO family protein, which yields MSIKIILAVAAGIGVGYFVLPSEILKYTDYILDIGLCLLLFFVGIDIGKNKDVLEKIKKIGFRVLLVPIMIIIGSILGSIVAGLILGIPVNEAGAVGAGLGWYSLSSMMLATYSSKLSALAFISNVTREIIALLTIPLISKYIGDIESIAPAGATSMDTSLPLIAKSTNPQTAIIAFISGVIVSTSVPILVSFMIKI from the coding sequence ATGAGCATTAAGATTATATTAGCAGTAGCGGCGGGTATTGGAGTAGGATACTTTGTACTGCCCAGTGAAATACTAAAATATACTGATTATATACTAGATATAGGATTGTGCTTGCTTTTGTTTTTTGTAGGTATTGATATAGGAAAAAATAAAGATGTTCTTGAAAAAATAAAGAAAATTGGATTTAGAGTGCTTCTAGTTCCTATTATGATTATAATTGGAAGCATACTAGGAAGTATTGTGGCAGGGCTTATATTAGGTATACCAGTAAATGAGGCAGGAGCAGTAGGGGCTGGACTAGGATGGTACTCACTATCTTCAATGATGCTAGCCACATATTCGTCAAAACTTAGTGCATTAGCGTTTATTTCTAATGTAACTAGGGAGATTATTGCACTACTTACAATTCCACTTATATCAAAATATATAGGAGATATCGAAAGTATTGCACCAGCAGGAGCTACTTCAATGGATACATCATTGCCTTTGATAGCAAAATCTACAAATCCACAAACTGCTATAATAGCCTTTATAAGTGGGGTAATAGTATCTACTTCTGTACCTATTCTAGTGTCCTTTATGATTAAAATCTAA
- a CDS encoding Hsp20/alpha crystallin family protein, which produces MFGLSPYNRRNRGMMSRPSDFFNFDSFNNFIESFFNTDFFPQVQSVGQMKVDIKEQDNKYVLEAELPGVNKDEITVELRDDMLTISVQRDERIEETKENYIRKERRYGSQSRSFYLENVKAEDIKAKFENGILSISLPKKEVKAKNSRKIDIN; this is translated from the coding sequence ATGTTTGGTTTAAGTCCATATAACAGAAGAAATAGAGGGATGATGAGTAGACCAAGTGACTTCTTTAATTTCGATAGCTTCAACAACTTCATAGAAAGCTTCTTTAACACCGATTTCTTCCCTCAAGTTCAAAGTGTTGGTCAAATGAAGGTTGACATAAAAGAACAAGACAACAAATACGTCCTAGAAGCCGAACTACCAGGAGTAAACAAAGATGAAATAACAGTTGAACTAAGAGATGATATGCTTACTATCTCTGTTCAAAGAGATGAGAGAATTGAAGAAACTAAAGAAAACTACATCAGAAAAGAACGCAGATATGGCTCTCAATCTAGAAGTTTCTATTTAGAAAATGTAAAAGCTGAAGATATCAAAGCTAAATTTGAAAATGGAATTTTATCAATCTCTCTACCAAAAAAAGAAGTAAAAGCTAAGAATAGCAGAAAAATTGATATCAACTAG
- a CDS encoding formate/nitrite transporter family protein, with the protein MEKRYLAPSEVAQAIIHSAETKASLSVTRMLILGIMAGMLIGFGAFANILITQTISNIDVGLSKFLGALVFPAGLMLVIFSGSELFTGNNLMTMALLDEKITFIKMIKNWFFVYLGNFIGSVILAYIVYNSGLVSENVLSTTQNIGLAKISLSFQTAFLRGFLCNILVVLAVWSASSAIDIGSRVLSIWFPVMLFVLSGFEHSVANMFYLPLAIFSGLPTSWKDIWISNLIPVTLGNVASGGVFIPLVYYITYILPAKKN; encoded by the coding sequence ATGGAAAAAAGATATCTAGCACCTTCAGAGGTTGCACAAGCAATTATCCATTCTGCAGAAACAAAGGCAAGCCTATCTGTAACTAGAATGCTGATTCTTGGAATAATGGCTGGAATGTTAATTGGGTTTGGAGCTTTTGCCAATATTTTAATAACACAAACCATAAGTAATATAGATGTTGGATTATCAAAGTTCTTAGGTGCATTAGTTTTTCCCGCAGGCTTAATGCTAGTAATCTTTTCAGGAAGTGAGCTTTTTACTGGGAACAATCTAATGACAATGGCACTACTAGATGAGAAAATAACATTCATTAAAATGATAAAAAACTGGTTTTTTGTTTACTTAGGTAACTTTATAGGTTCGGTAATATTAGCGTATATAGTATATAATTCAGGACTAGTTAGTGAAAATGTCCTATCTACTACACAAAATATTGGTTTAGCTAAAATTTCTTTATCCTTTCAAACTGCTTTTCTTAGAGGATTTCTTTGCAATATATTGGTTGTGCTTGCAGTATGGTCAGCTTCCTCTGCAATTGATATAGGTTCAAGGGTACTGTCTATATGGTTTCCAGTAATGTTATTTGTTCTAAGTGGATTCGAGCATAGTGTCGCTAACATGTTTTATCTTCCTCTTGCTATATTCTCTGGATTACCTACTAGTTGGAAGGATATCTGGATATCAAATCTTATTCCAGTCACTTTAGGAAATGTAGCAAGCGGAGGAGTATTTATTCCATTAGTATATTATATTACATATATTTTACCTGCAAAGAAAAATTAA